Proteins encoded by one window of Vibrio rumoiensis:
- a CDS encoding DUF2982 domain-containing protein codes for MPTKHIFHPQPRLPIWSQYLLWACILMASFAIDSHLNSKVAGLFFITCLITGLAIKHYVYGQKLGFTLTETHFQQHLYKGGWVLRWHNIRKIDTLDYTIQGWTTSIPWIGLEIKDYQAFISTISPKVITQILLHQRSLLYLGLKQHGRQHELEDHIINDKPFFYSDGSCVKGLKAMLANRMMIQKELWGYDLFIAESDVLTSKEEFVGMARRYLAASHSGASI; via the coding sequence ATGCCAACTAAGCACATATTTCACCCTCAACCCCGATTACCTATTTGGAGTCAGTATCTATTATGGGCTTGTATACTCATGGCTTCCTTTGCCATTGATAGCCACTTAAATAGTAAAGTCGCGGGGTTATTTTTTATTACCTGCTTAATTACCGGTTTAGCCATTAAACACTACGTCTATGGGCAAAAGCTTGGATTTACACTGACGGAAACTCACTTTCAACAACACCTTTATAAAGGCGGTTGGGTATTGCGTTGGCACAATATAAGAAAAATAGACACGCTTGATTACACGATTCAAGGCTGGACAACGTCAATCCCTTGGATCGGCTTGGAGATAAAAGATTACCAAGCTTTTATCTCCACCATCAGTCCAAAAGTCATTACACAAATACTGCTCCATCAACGTAGTTTGCTCTATTTAGGACTTAAACAGCATGGGCGGCAGCATGAATTAGAAGATCACATTATTAATGACAAGCCTTTTTTCTATTCCGATGGAAGTTGTGTAAAAGGTTTAAAAGCCATGCTTGCCAATCGCATGATGATTCAAAAAGAATTATGGGGCTATGATTTATTTATCGCAGAAAGTGATGTACTCACATCAAAAGAAGAATTTGTTGGCATGGCTCGCCGCTATCTTGCTGCGAGCCATAGTGGTGCAAGTATTTAA
- a CDS encoding DUF1513 domain-containing protein, with amino-acid sequence MTLRFNDSGKSQRIDIKRRNLLMLAALGGAAGATGLTWSFYQNNRTSQPALIGNALGKNKAYYSIVADWQGNVLHRIPLPERAHGVAISQKSIMGLTHAVAFARRPGHYFQVFDYQTGEEKALIAASSDRHFYGHGVYSQDGRLLLATEGVRKTSQGLIGVYDVAKGYKKIAEWHGVGIGPHEMIRLDDGSYAVGVGGVHTDGRKALNLDAMQPNLTRLNTRGEIVSQHTLNDKKLSIRHLGYNHDGLILCGQQYRGEPDDYPALIAMQKGNEPLTLLHAEPEEWARFNHYIASIAVIDDFVLATSPPGNCYGIWSISQNKLLELNTLPDASGVVAHAGQFYLSSGSGEIIRRQPVDNIQLHQSHIRWDNHWNAIPL; translated from the coding sequence ATGACGCTGAGGTTTAATGACTCTGGAAAAAGCCAACGTATTGATATCAAGCGTCGTAATTTATTGATGTTAGCGGCGTTAGGTGGTGCTGCTGGGGCGACAGGGTTAACTTGGTCATTTTATCAAAATAACCGAACGTCTCAACCGGCATTGATTGGTAATGCTCTTGGTAAAAACAAAGCGTATTACAGTATCGTGGCTGACTGGCAAGGTAATGTGCTTCATCGAATTCCATTACCAGAACGTGCTCACGGCGTTGCTATTAGTCAGAAAAGTATCATGGGGTTGACGCATGCGGTTGCTTTTGCTCGTCGTCCTGGTCACTATTTTCAAGTTTTTGACTATCAAACTGGGGAAGAAAAAGCATTGATTGCAGCTTCTTCCGATCGGCATTTTTATGGTCATGGTGTATATAGTCAAGATGGACGTTTATTACTTGCCACTGAAGGTGTCCGTAAGACAAGCCAAGGGCTTATTGGGGTCTATGATGTTGCGAAAGGCTATAAAAAAATAGCGGAGTGGCATGGGGTTGGTATTGGCCCTCATGAAATGATTCGATTAGACGATGGCAGTTATGCTGTCGGGGTCGGTGGGGTTCACACGGATGGTCGGAAAGCCCTCAACCTAGACGCAATGCAACCGAATTTAACGAGATTAAACACCCGTGGAGAGATTGTTAGCCAACATACACTTAATGATAAAAAGCTGAGTATTCGTCATTTAGGCTATAACCATGACGGACTCATTTTATGCGGCCAACAATATCGTGGAGAACCGGATGATTATCCAGCATTGATAGCGATGCAAAAAGGAAATGAGCCACTGACTCTTTTGCATGCTGAGCCTGAAGAGTGGGCGAGATTTAACCACTACATCGCCAGTATTGCGGTGATTGATGACTTCGTTTTGGCGACATCACCGCCGGGAAATTGTTATGGAATATGGTCAATATCGCAAAATAAGCTGCTTGAATTAAATACGTTACCGGATGCTTCTGGGGTGGTTGCTCATGCTGGGCAGTTTTATTTGAGTTCAGGTTCCGGTGAAATCATTCGTCGTCAACCCGTCGATAATATTCAATTACATCAATCTCATATCCGTTGGGATAACCATTGGAATGCGATTCCTTTATAA
- a CDS encoding MBL fold metallo-hydrolase has product MSLQYQSVPVTPFQQNCSIVWCDQTMKGVIVDPGGEVNHLITIINTLGVTLEKIVLTHGHLDHVGGTPELQSEMNVPVIGPHIDDAFWLQGLMNQSQMFGFPPIDPFEPTQWLQEGDVIEFGEETLDVIHTPGHTPGHVVLFSQSANIAFVGDVLFNGAIGRTDFPKGDYATLINSIKTKLWPLGNDVRFIPGHGPESTFGQERKSNPFVADEMPLY; this is encoded by the coding sequence ATGAGCCTTCAATATCAATCTGTCCCTGTAACGCCTTTTCAGCAAAACTGTTCAATAGTATGGTGCGATCAAACCATGAAAGGAGTGATTGTGGATCCGGGAGGTGAGGTAAACCATCTAATTACAATCATCAATACCCTTGGTGTGACATTAGAAAAAATCGTCTTAACTCACGGCCACTTAGATCATGTTGGAGGTACACCAGAGCTACAATCCGAAATGAATGTACCGGTGATCGGCCCTCATATTGATGATGCATTTTGGCTGCAAGGTCTTATGAATCAAAGCCAAATGTTTGGTTTTCCACCTATCGATCCATTTGAGCCGACACAATGGTTACAAGAAGGCGATGTAATTGAGTTTGGAGAAGAGACATTAGACGTGATTCATACTCCGGGACATACTCCTGGGCATGTTGTTTTGTTTAGCCAGTCTGCGAATATTGCCTTTGTTGGTGATGTTTTATTTAACGGTGCTATTGGTCGTACCGATTTTCCGAAAGGTGATTATGCGACGCTGATTAACAGTATTAAGACCAAGTTGTGGCCTCTAGGTAATGACGTGCGCTTTATTCCCGGCCATGGCCCAGAGTCAACATTCGGCCAAGAACGTAAAAGCAATCCATTTGTTGCAGACGAGATGCCGCTTTACTAA
- a CDS encoding di-heme oxidoreductase family protein: protein MKFASLFLFTCFTLSTQAVAYGVKSGGETSTNKQGNNSFSMPANNLSISKRLDFSVGNSFFRNPWVQAPATTDARDGLGPLLNTNGCQNCHIKDGRGHPPEKGEDQTVSMLVRMSIPAMTSAQKQQLVFSGVIPEPTYGDQLEDFAIPNAAPEGKIRIDYNTLKVRFADGETIELRKPKVILHELAYGELHPDTMLSARVAPPMIGLGLLESVSEQTLVEIAKQQQENAEGISGKINRVWDKQKQSTQIGRFGWKAGQPTLIQQDAAAFNGDMGLTSTLFPDENCTDRQTICGELPNGNSQDEGVEVSNKILKFVEFYSQHLAVPIRRNLDDPQVQKGQALFDKVGCASCHLPMMKTEKRDDLPSLSEQTIHPYTDLLVHDMGPGLADNRPEFLANGQEWRTPPLWGIGYTQEVSGHTYFLHDGRARNLMEAILWHGGEAEQTKQRVMQLNRQDRDALVAFLNSL from the coding sequence ATGAAATTTGCTTCTTTATTCCTCTTTACCTGCTTCACTCTTTCTACTCAAGCGGTGGCTTATGGTGTTAAATCCGGTGGAGAGACCAGTACTAATAAACAAGGTAATAATAGTTTTTCTATGCCGGCGAATAACTTATCGATTTCTAAACGATTAGATTTTAGCGTCGGCAATAGTTTTTTCCGTAACCCTTGGGTGCAAGCCCCCGCAACGACAGATGCCCGTGATGGGTTAGGACCGTTATTGAATACAAATGGTTGCCAGAATTGCCATATTAAAGATGGGCGAGGACACCCACCTGAAAAGGGAGAAGATCAAACCGTTTCGATGCTAGTACGCATGAGTATTCCTGCGATGACCTCGGCGCAAAAACAACAGCTTGTGTTTTCGGGAGTGATTCCAGAGCCAACTTATGGGGATCAATTGGAAGATTTTGCTATTCCTAATGCCGCTCCTGAAGGCAAGATTCGAATTGATTACAACACCTTAAAAGTAAGGTTTGCTGATGGTGAAACCATCGAACTAAGAAAGCCTAAAGTCATTCTACATGAGTTGGCTTATGGTGAATTACACCCAGATACCATGTTATCTGCGCGTGTTGCACCACCGATGATTGGGCTTGGGCTATTAGAATCGGTGTCAGAGCAAACCTTGGTGGAAATCGCTAAACAGCAACAAGAAAATGCTGAAGGAATATCTGGAAAAATAAACCGAGTGTGGGATAAACAAAAGCAATCAACTCAGATTGGCAGGTTTGGTTGGAAAGCGGGACAGCCCACATTAATCCAACAAGATGCTGCAGCCTTTAATGGAGATATGGGGCTAACCAGTACCTTATTCCCCGATGAAAATTGCACCGATCGTCAAACGATTTGTGGCGAGTTACCCAATGGCAACAGTCAAGATGAGGGCGTCGAAGTCAGTAATAAGATTTTAAAGTTTGTTGAATTTTATTCTCAACATTTAGCGGTTCCAATCCGCCGTAATCTCGATGACCCTCAAGTTCAAAAGGGGCAAGCGTTATTCGATAAGGTTGGTTGTGCATCTTGCCATCTTCCAATGATGAAAACGGAGAAACGAGATGATTTGCCATCACTTTCCGAACAAACCATCCACCCATACACCGATTTATTGGTACACGATATGGGGCCAGGGCTTGCCGATAATCGCCCTGAGTTTTTAGCGAATGGTCAAGAGTGGCGCACACCACCGTTATGGGGAATTGGTTATACCCAAGAAGTGAGTGGGCATACTTATTTCTTACATGATGGGCGAGCACGAAATTTGATGGAAGCGATTTTGTGGCATGGTGGTGAAGCAGAACAAACTAAGCAAAGAGTGATGCAATTAAATCGACAAGATCGTGATGCGTTGGTTGCTTTTTTGAACTCTCTTTAA
- a CDS encoding imelysin family protein, whose product MNKIKIILVAVIALSGLSYYGVASHVNATSDAPQSSSLMSVVQYERQATKNFTSKVVILHQDITRYCHTGNETNSSSIKMSWINAMHAWMPLQGQGKGPKQALDLSWSIQFWPDKKNITGRKMEQLLQEPNLWQINSIKQQSVTVQGLGALEWLLFDPLSEFFQQEKPYCQLALSISDNLSNNALEIEKAWQVNPWKSLPATQWPAEYLGLMMNQLDFLIQKIQRPLAKIGQPRPYFSESWRAKQSFALMLSNIKALHQLYLVDGHGFDQLLRQRGLDDLANRINQQFIQTIETWPHQPSLFDELQTKEGYRVALSQKNKLERLKYLFHDEAAVELGIAVGFNSTDGD is encoded by the coding sequence ATGAATAAAATCAAGATCATTTTAGTGGCAGTGATAGCACTTTCAGGCTTGAGCTATTATGGCGTTGCTTCTCATGTTAATGCAACTTCCGATGCGCCCCAGAGCTCTTCATTAATGTCTGTTGTGCAATATGAACGTCAAGCCACCAAAAATTTCACCTCTAAAGTGGTTATCTTACATCAGGATATTACGCGTTATTGTCATACTGGCAATGAAACAAACTCATCAAGTATTAAGATGAGTTGGATTAATGCGATGCATGCTTGGATGCCATTACAAGGTCAAGGTAAAGGACCAAAACAAGCGCTCGACCTCAGTTGGTCGATTCAATTTTGGCCAGATAAAAAGAATATAACTGGCCGTAAAATGGAGCAATTACTGCAAGAACCTAATCTATGGCAAATCAATAGTATTAAGCAGCAAAGTGTGACAGTTCAAGGACTAGGCGCACTAGAGTGGTTATTGTTTGATCCTTTATCAGAGTTTTTCCAACAAGAGAAACCTTATTGTCAGCTTGCACTCTCGATCAGTGACAACTTGAGTAATAACGCATTAGAGATTGAAAAGGCTTGGCAAGTGAATCCATGGAAATCCCTTCCTGCCACTCAATGGCCTGCGGAATATTTGGGATTAATGATGAATCAATTGGATTTCTTAATACAAAAAATCCAACGGCCACTTGCCAAAATAGGTCAACCAAGGCCTTATTTTTCTGAAAGTTGGCGTGCAAAGCAATCATTCGCGTTGATGCTTTCCAATATTAAAGCCTTACATCAACTTTATTTGGTCGATGGTCATGGTTTTGATCAACTGTTGAGGCAACGTGGCTTAGATGATCTGGCCAATCGCATTAATCAACAATTTATACAAACCATTGAGACGTGGCCTCATCAACCAAGTTTATTCGATGAGTTACAGACAAAAGAAGGTTATCGGGTAGCATTAAGTCAAAAAAATAAATTGGAGCGGCTTAAATATTTATTTCATGATGAAGCAGCGGTTGAATTGGGCATTGCCGTTGGTTTTAACTCAACAGATGGGGATTAA